From a single Funiculus sociatus GB2-C1 genomic region:
- a CDS encoding DUF3611 family protein: MQEKFDSPPVPSAIQRIASAFRITGWIGFWVQLVLSVVSTLIFLFAIPSAGPRAGGGGASNPGTGGSIFFAVCGLLVLYFSIYQAFRYTRLGLQLKDSNPNLRPKKADAIKVLRFGLTVSLVGLLLAVVGAEAITGTLLAKSLSQAQGGVAIYDPQFINRLIQPLDIFVVLANTHTITAHVAGVIVSLWLLSRVNKQ, translated from the coding sequence ATGCAAGAAAAGTTTGACTCTCCTCCCGTTCCTTCAGCTATACAACGGATTGCCAGTGCTTTCCGCATAACAGGCTGGATAGGCTTTTGGGTTCAGTTAGTGCTATCTGTTGTCTCCACCCTGATTTTTTTGTTTGCCATCCCATCTGCCGGGCCCCGTGCTGGCGGGGGTGGTGCCAGTAATCCGGGGACTGGGGGCAGTATATTTTTTGCTGTTTGCGGCCTTTTAGTGCTTTATTTCAGCATTTATCAGGCTTTTCGATACACCCGTTTAGGCTTACAGTTAAAAGATTCTAATCCTAATCTGCGCCCTAAGAAGGCAGATGCGATTAAAGTTTTAAGATTTGGATTAACCGTGAGTTTGGTAGGGCTACTGCTGGCGGTTGTGGGGGCAGAAGCGATTACTGGCACTCTACTGGCAAAGTCTCTTTCTCAGGCTCAGGGTGGTGTGGCAATCTACGATCCTCAATTTATTAATCGGCTCATTCAACCATTGGATATCTTTGTGGTGCTGGCAAATACCCATACGATTACCGCCCACGTTGCGGGAGTTATTGTTTCTTTATGGTTGCTCAGTCGCGTTAATAAACAGTAA
- a CDS encoding TIGR00297 family protein, translating to MLSTINSVNPWLVAIALNTILAIVAYFAPKKLLTPAGLLHSWALGVIIWGALGFPGYLVVMFYFLVGSGVTRIGMAQKEAEGIAEKRSGARGPENVWGSAFTATLCALGVLVANYLGQPQWIPLLLLGYVASFSTKLSDTCASEVGKAYGKRTFLITTLQPVARGTEGAVSLEGTLAGIVASAAIALVGWGVGTIDLLGVLLCVLAAFIATNLESVIGATLQSRLEWLTNELVNVVNTLIGAIAAILLALAVSAGMG from the coding sequence ATGCTCTCTACGATTAATTCTGTCAATCCGTGGCTAGTAGCGATCGCATTGAATACAATTTTGGCGATTGTCGCCTATTTCGCCCCGAAAAAGCTTCTTACTCCGGCGGGATTACTCCACAGTTGGGCGCTGGGCGTTATCATCTGGGGAGCCCTCGGCTTTCCGGGATATTTAGTGGTAATGTTTTATTTTCTCGTTGGTTCTGGGGTCACGCGCATCGGTATGGCGCAAAAGGAAGCCGAGGGAATTGCAGAGAAACGTTCTGGCGCACGGGGGCCAGAAAATGTCTGGGGTTCGGCTTTTACAGCGACACTCTGCGCCTTGGGAGTGCTGGTGGCTAATTATTTAGGACAGCCCCAATGGATACCCCTACTACTGTTGGGTTACGTGGCGAGTTTCAGCACCAAACTCTCGGACACTTGCGCCAGTGAAGTCGGGAAAGCTTACGGTAAACGCACATTTCTCATCACCACTCTACAACCCGTGGCGCGGGGAACTGAAGGGGCGGTATCTTTAGAGGGGACTTTAGCTGGGATAGTGGCATCGGCAGCGATCGCACTCGTTGGCTGGGGCGTTGGTACAATTGACCTGTTGGGTGTGCTTTTGTGTGTGTTGGCGGCGTTTATTGCTACCAATTTAGAAAGTGTAATTGGTGCCACATTGCAAAGTCGCCTAGAATGGCTTACCAACGAATTAGTGAATGTAGTGAATACATTGATCGGCGCGATCGCGGCTATATTATTAGCCTTAGCTGTGTCTGCTGGAATGGGTTGA
- a CDS encoding VOC family protein, which produces MNPTIFHLAFPISNVAQAKAYYADGLGCKVGRETRDAVILNLSGHQLVAHVTKEPLTPQRGIYPRHFGLIFTAESDWEAMLERAQQRQLQFYQEPKHRFPGQLTEHRTFFLEDPFYNLMEFKYYAHAEAIFGVREYAEVGDSA; this is translated from the coding sequence ATGAACCCAACAATATTTCATCTTGCCTTTCCGATCAGCAATGTTGCTCAAGCCAAAGCCTACTACGCTGATGGACTCGGTTGCAAAGTTGGACGGGAAACGCGCGATGCTGTAATTCTAAATTTATCCGGTCATCAACTCGTGGCTCACGTCACCAAAGAACCTCTTACCCCGCAACGAGGTATTTATCCTAGACACTTTGGGCTGATTTTTACCGCCGAGTCTGACTGGGAAGCAATGCTGGAACGGGCGCAACAACGACAGCTACAATTTTATCAAGAGCCTAAGCATCGCTTTCCCGGTCAACTGACAGAGCATCGCACCTTTTTCTTAGAAGATCCGTTTTATAATCTGATGGAGTTTAAATATTATGCTCATGCTGAGGCGATTTTTGGCGTTCGGGAGTACGCTGAAGTTGGCGATTCTGCTTAG
- a CDS encoding peptidase domain-containing ABC transporter, protein MASSENSKTNGQAASKLIIVDQSQNLPWDAPPLSLLSPEEQAQFKTQSETRRYTLGEKIWSTESPGDQFFIVSGKVRLREEGAAKPLATLEAGDWFGDLQKLSGLFKAVAASKEVIVVRWDASLWSEFSSPEIDSFWQQEGSADILPVLDAPVENERRAPIQNYPFVSSLNTAAACLTMVAQQLENPAPLEWVQRQLRGQRPRNLVEAGEKMGLVLRRVIVSLKELRKLTLPALLHWQQESWVVVYEIRGDRLIIANPLNPSQICESVPLSAVETAWDGQLWQVEPIQKQDKFNLSWFLPAVWRYRGLLSEVLFASFTLQLLGLATPLITQVVIDKVMVQESLPTLDVMAIALLSVAIFEAVLGVLRLFIFTHTARRLDLSLSAQLFRHLMRLPLAYFESRRVGDTVARVQELENIRQFLTGTAMTVILDSIFAVVYLTLMFYYNVKLTFVALAVIPLFAILSIVATPILRNWLNETFNRSADSQSFLVETVTGIHAVKAHAAERTTRDRWEGLFARFIRTGFKASTTSNISNNIGDFLTNFSNLLILWFGATLVISQKLTIGQLVAFQMLSGRMTGPLLRLVQLWQNLQQVLLSVDRIGDILNVAPEAEPGSGLVLPTLQGQVTFDQVFFRYHANQEPILRGISFKVQPGMFVGIVGRSGSGKSTLSKLLQRLYSVESGRILIDGFDIKSADLSSLRQQISVVLQEDFLFNGSILENITLGNPDITAEQVVEAARLAAAHDFISELPQGYENPVGERGTALSGGQRQRISLARLFHSQAPILILDEATSALDSETEQQVLQNIQKVSQNRTVFMIAHRFEPLKRADLILVLEKGVLMEQGTHSELMQKKGLYYSLYQRQQSTV, encoded by the coding sequence ATGGCTAGCAGCGAAAATTCAAAAACTAACGGTCAAGCTGCAAGTAAGTTGATAATTGTCGATCAATCTCAGAACTTGCCTTGGGATGCGCCACCTCTAAGCTTGCTTTCTCCTGAAGAGCAAGCGCAATTTAAAACTCAATCCGAGACACGTCGCTACACTCTGGGGGAAAAAATTTGGTCTACGGAGAGTCCCGGCGACCAGTTTTTTATTGTGTCTGGGAAGGTGCGTTTGCGGGAAGAAGGCGCGGCTAAGCCTTTGGCAACTCTGGAAGCAGGGGATTGGTTCGGTGACTTGCAGAAGCTTTCCGGACTTTTCAAGGCGGTAGCAGCCAGCAAAGAAGTGATAGTAGTGCGTTGGGATGCTTCGCTGTGGAGTGAGTTTTCATCGCCAGAAATTGATAGTTTCTGGCAGCAGGAAGGTAGCGCAGACATCTTGCCTGTGTTGGATGCCCCAGTAGAAAATGAGCGACGCGCTCCGATACAAAATTATCCCTTTGTTTCCAGTCTCAATACAGCAGCTGCTTGTTTAACAATGGTGGCGCAGCAGCTGGAAAACCCTGCCCCCCTGGAGTGGGTGCAGCGCCAGTTGCGGGGACAACGCCCTCGAAATCTGGTGGAAGCTGGAGAAAAAATGGGGCTGGTGCTACGACGGGTGATAGTTTCGCTTAAAGAGTTGCGAAAGCTAACTTTGCCAGCGTTGCTGCACTGGCAACAGGAAAGCTGGGTTGTGGTGTACGAGATTAGAGGCGATCGCTTAATTATCGCTAATCCCCTCAATCCCAGTCAAATTTGCGAAAGCGTTCCTCTGTCTGCGGTGGAAACTGCTTGGGATGGGCAACTTTGGCAAGTTGAACCGATCCAAAAGCAGGATAAATTTAACCTTAGTTGGTTTTTACCTGCGGTTTGGCGCTATCGGGGATTATTGTCTGAGGTGCTGTTTGCCTCTTTCACGTTGCAGTTATTGGGTTTAGCTACACCATTAATTACGCAAGTAGTGATTGATAAGGTGATGGTGCAGGAGAGTTTGCCGACTTTGGATGTAATGGCGATCGCTCTATTGTCTGTTGCTATATTTGAAGCAGTTTTAGGCGTTTTGCGCTTATTCATCTTCACCCATACGGCACGCCGTCTAGACCTCAGCTTATCAGCGCAGTTGTTCCGTCACCTGATGCGGCTACCTTTGGCTTATTTTGAGTCGCGCCGGGTGGGAGACACGGTGGCGCGGGTACAGGAACTGGAAAATATCCGCCAGTTTCTCACTGGTACAGCGATGACTGTGATTTTAGACAGCATCTTTGCCGTGGTGTACCTGACATTGATGTTTTACTACAACGTCAAACTCACCTTTGTCGCCCTAGCGGTGATTCCCCTATTTGCCATTTTGTCAATTGTTGCCACGCCGATTTTGCGAAACTGGCTGAACGAAACCTTTAACCGCAGTGCGGACAGTCAATCTTTTCTCGTCGAGACGGTGACGGGGATTCACGCTGTGAAGGCTCATGCGGCGGAGAGGACAACACGCGATCGCTGGGAAGGATTATTTGCCCGTTTCATCCGCACCGGATTTAAAGCTTCCACCACCTCCAATATTAGCAACAATATCGGCGACTTTCTCACCAACTTTTCCAACCTACTAATCCTCTGGTTTGGAGCCACCCTAGTCATCAGCCAGAAGCTCACAATCGGTCAGCTAGTCGCCTTTCAAATGCTTTCCGGTAGGATGACCGGGCCACTTTTACGTTTAGTACAACTCTGGCAAAACCTGCAACAAGTTCTGCTATCTGTAGACCGAATTGGAGATATTCTCAACGTCGCCCCCGAAGCCGAACCAGGTTCCGGTTTAGTTTTACCGACCCTACAAGGTCAAGTCACCTTTGACCAAGTTTTCTTCCGCTACCATGCTAATCAAGAACCAATTTTACGTGGAATTTCCTTCAAAGTTCAGCCAGGGATGTTTGTTGGAATTGTCGGTAGAAGTGGCTCAGGGAAAAGTACCCTTTCTAAACTTTTGCAGCGACTTTACAGCGTTGAATCAGGGCGCATTCTTATCGATGGATTTGATATTAAAAGTGCTGATTTATCATCTCTGCGGCAACAAATTAGTGTAGTCCTCCAAGAAGATTTTCTCTTCAACGGTTCCATATTAGAAAACATCACTTTGGGCAATCCAGATATCACCGCCGAACAAGTTGTAGAAGCCGCTCGATTAGCAGCCGCCCACGACTTCATCAGCGAACTACCTCAAGGTTACGAAAACCCTGTCGGGGAGCGCGGTACAGCCTTGTCTGGAGGACAGCGGCAAAGAATTTCTTTAGCTCGTCTTTTCCATTCGCAAGCCCCGATTTTAATTCTCGACGAAGCCACTAGCGCCCTTGATAGTGAAACTGAGCAACAAGTTCTACAAAACATCCAGAAGGTTTCGCAAAATCGCACAGTATTTATGATTGCTCACCGCTTTGAACCACTCAAGCGAGCCGATTTAATATTGGTACTGGAAAAAGGCGTTTTGATGGAACAAGGAACCCACTCGGAACTGATGCAAAAGAAAGGATTGTATTACTCACTCTATCAGCGCCAACAATCAACCGTTTAA
- a CDS encoding DUF3155 domain-containing protein, protein MARRRKRKSRRRQEGRRILEHVPQFSIESGEDKPVTAARRFIQTEGILPPALLLVKRNEHTTDRYFWAEKGLFGAQYVEENHFLFPSLRIMDNSAQTPTVAAVRSN, encoded by the coding sequence TTGGCTAGAAGACGTAAGCGTAAAAGTCGCCGTCGGCAGGAAGGACGGAGAATTCTAGAACACGTGCCTCAGTTTAGTATCGAAAGCGGCGAAGATAAACCGGTCACGGCTGCGAGAAGGTTTATTCAAACCGAGGGAATACTTCCACCCGCTTTGCTACTCGTAAAGCGGAACGAACACACCACAGATCGGTACTTCTGGGCAGAAAAAGGATTGTTTGGCGCTCAATATGTGGAAGAAAACCATTTTCTGTTCCCCAGTCTCAGGATAATGGACAATAGCGCCCAAACGCCTACAGTTGCGGCTGTTCGTAGCAACTGA
- a CDS encoding PadR family transcriptional regulator: MKFEDIYQFFQDPPPTYLNKELAVCYVLWVLLGGESYGTELIGRLESEYPTYRLSDTVLYSALKFLEDQAAITGYWKKVEGRGRPRRMYQIRPECRDQALDLARLWDDYTMRGDKQAI; encoded by the coding sequence ATGAAATTTGAGGATATATATCAGTTTTTTCAAGACCCTCCTCCCACTTATCTCAACAAGGAACTAGCGGTGTGTTATGTCCTTTGGGTCTTGTTGGGTGGGGAATCTTACGGGACAGAACTGATCGGACGACTTGAGAGTGAATATCCAACCTATCGACTCTCTGATACCGTCCTTTACAGCGCCCTAAAATTCCTAGAAGACCAAGCTGCCATCACTGGTTATTGGAAAAAAGTGGAAGGGCGAGGAAGACCGCGCCGAATGTATCAAATTCGCCCAGAGTGCCGGGATCAAGCTCTAGACCTTGCCCGTCTTTGGGACGACTATACGATGAGGGGGGATAAACAAGCAATCTGA
- a CDS encoding cofactor assembly of complex C subunit B: protein MNTTVLSSTFLLTLLLAVGLFFFIRASAKDRTQQVQLITEQPEESLLTQLQQYFDNRAYQVAAVDAAQNQVTFQGFVRPSWFLAIFLSLLAFCGFLCLALVLAMLFPNLAKVFLGLVLLSPAAGVFYWKKAGRKEQVSLKVEALASEATGTKSLITVTAHRDELAALQEALQLKPVIE, encoded by the coding sequence GTGAATACGACTGTTTTATCCTCAACGTTTTTGTTAACACTGTTGTTGGCAGTTGGTCTATTTTTCTTTATTCGAGCCTCCGCAAAAGACCGAACCCAACAAGTACAACTCATTACAGAGCAACCAGAAGAATCCCTTCTAACTCAATTGCAGCAGTATTTTGACAATAGGGCCTATCAGGTTGCTGCCGTGGATGCGGCGCAAAATCAAGTTACATTTCAGGGATTTGTCCGCCCTAGCTGGTTTTTGGCTATTTTCCTGAGCCTGCTAGCCTTTTGTGGCTTCCTGTGTCTAGCACTCGTTTTAGCGATGCTTTTTCCCAATCTGGCTAAAGTCTTTCTTGGTTTAGTTCTCCTATCGCCAGCAGCTGGAGTATTTTACTGGAAAAAAGCTGGTCGCAAGGAGCAGGTATCTCTCAAGGTGGAAGCCTTAGCAAGTGAAGCCACGGGAACCAAAAGCCTAATTACTGTCACTGCCCATCGTGATGAACTGGCGGCTTTGCAAGAGGCGCTGCAATTAAAGCCTGTGATTGAATAA
- a CDS encoding choice-of-anchor Y domain-containing protein — translation MPADYAGNSFSQARNINLTTNVTPYRDFVGAADPLDYYKFTLSGRSSLFLTLGRLSADANVQLFNSSNPNQAIASSTRRGSRREYIGATLDAGTYFVKVYRQSGDSYYNLRMSANPATPINTAPVIGLPTGTVSYTENGPGALIGAGATVTDTTSPNFDTGTLNVSLSPVSNASDILGIRNQGTAVGQIGVSGNTITYGGTVIGTYSGGLTSFSVNFNSNATATAAQALVQNITYQNSYDDQFNLNRTVSFTMTDGDGGTSATVSRGITIIPVNDAPVISVPGAKTVDEDTDLTITGISIGDRDAGSNPVRVTLSVSQGKLTFGSTNGLSFGPAGGNGSSTMTFTGTLAAINTAFSNLTYRGNTNYFGTDSINISVNDQGNTGGAALSDSKTLALTVNSVPDTYTLYNGTGTPDTQGYLAFGTQGLPPFVPAGTQTALAGGGVNLNSTSNNLVPAGYSNYREVSPATLVNPLFPTLDRNSGYTISFEVKINSEAHTSDDNNDGKQDRAGFSITTISSDGQKGIELGFWNNEIWAQDGGPNVPNGPNRTLFTHSEGVLRSTTSMTQYDLRVQGNNYQLLANGSQILTGALRDYTAFDHTNTIAGPLPYDPYETPNFLFLGDNTTSARTNVDIRSIAIATA, via the coding sequence ATGCCAGCAGATTATGCCGGAAACTCATTTAGTCAAGCCAGAAATATCAACCTCACTACCAATGTCACTCCCTACAGGGACTTTGTGGGTGCCGCCGATCCCTTGGACTACTACAAATTCACTCTCAGCGGTCGCAGCAGCTTGTTCCTTACCCTTGGTAGACTGAGTGCTGATGCCAATGTTCAACTGTTCAACAGCAGCAATCCGAATCAGGCGATCGCTAGTTCAACTCGAAGAGGTAGCAGGCGAGAATACATCGGTGCCACTCTAGATGCAGGCACCTACTTCGTCAAAGTTTATCGGCAAAGTGGCGATAGTTACTACAACCTGAGAATGTCTGCCAATCCTGCCACTCCCATCAATACCGCACCCGTCATTGGACTGCCAACTGGAACCGTATCTTATACTGAGAACGGACCAGGAGCGTTAATTGGGGCGGGGGCAACTGTTACTGATACCACCTCCCCCAACTTCGACACTGGCACCCTAAACGTAAGTTTAAGCCCAGTCTCTAACGCTTCTGATATCTTAGGGATTCGCAACCAAGGTACAGCGGTTGGTCAGATTGGAGTATCGGGTAATACGATCACCTACGGAGGAACCGTTATCGGTACTTATAGCGGTGGACTTACTTCTTTTTCCGTCAATTTTAATAGTAATGCCACTGCTACTGCTGCCCAAGCCTTAGTGCAAAACATCACTTATCAGAATAGCTACGACGATCAATTCAACCTTAACCGTACTGTCAGCTTTACGATGACTGATGGTGACGGTGGTACGAGTGCGACGGTAAGTAGAGGCATCACTATAATCCCAGTGAACGATGCGCCTGTAATAAGTGTACCTGGTGCCAAGACTGTAGATGAAGACACCGATTTAACAATTACAGGGATCAGTATCGGCGATCGCGATGCTGGCAGTAACCCGGTGCGAGTCACTTTATCAGTCAGCCAAGGTAAACTTACCTTTGGCTCCACAAATGGACTTAGCTTTGGCCCAGCAGGAGGAAACGGCAGCTCTACCATGACCTTCACTGGGACGCTAGCAGCCATTAACACAGCTTTTAGCAATCTTACCTACCGAGGCAACACTAACTACTTCGGTACTGACAGCATTAACATCAGTGTTAATGACCAGGGTAATACAGGTGGTGCTGCTTTGAGCGATAGTAAAACACTGGCGCTGACAGTAAATTCCGTTCCCGATACCTACACCCTCTACAATGGAACGGGTACACCGGATACCCAAGGCTATCTAGCTTTTGGAACTCAAGGCTTACCCCCCTTCGTTCCTGCTGGCACTCAAACAGCCCTTGCTGGCGGCGGAGTTAACTTAAATAGCACTTCAAATAACCTGGTTCCGGCTGGCTATAGCAACTATAGAGAAGTCTCACCTGCTACTTTGGTTAACCCATTATTCCCCACCCTTGACCGAAATAGTGGCTATACCATCAGTTTCGAGGTGAAGATTAACAGCGAAGCTCACACCAGCGATGATAACAACGACGGAAAACAAGACCGGGCAGGTTTCAGCATCACTACCATCAGCAGCGACGGACAGAAGGGCATTGAGCTAGGCTTCTGGAATAATGAAATTTGGGCGCAGGATGGTGGGCCTAATGTGCCTAATGGCCCTAATCGAACACTTTTCACTCACAGTGAGGGAGTCTTGAGGTCAACAACCAGCATGACCCAATACGATCTGAGAGTCCAAGGTAACAATTACCAGCTTCTGGCCAATGGTTCCCAAATATTGACGGGCGCACTCCGCGACTACACTGCCTTCGATCATACCAACACCATAGCTGGCCCCTTGCCTTACGATCCTTATGAGACACCTAACTTCCTATTCTTGGGTGACAATACCACTTCTGCACGCACTAATGTTGATATACGATCTATCGCGATCGCTACCGCTTAA
- a CDS encoding peptidylprolyl isomerase, whose amino-acid sequence MEAAFLIVDEQPVTLGQALKYLQSSGKLNTFIGEILRQHVIEQELQTLQVQPSSAAIEQAVIDFRLQRGLTDPKSFQEWLTQNGTDYASFHNQVSSGFKLAKLKATIAEPKLQEYFIERKIFLDRVVLSRLVVDKQELAEELHSQIEEGTSFEQLAKEYSLTDDRIVNGMMGPVSRGTLPDILRAAVDTVSPGELVGPLELEQTWALFRVEQFLPASLEDGQLKEALQNELFEQWLAAKIQKLTVKLQVS is encoded by the coding sequence ATGGAAGCAGCCTTTTTGATCGTTGATGAGCAGCCCGTAACCCTTGGGCAAGCTCTAAAATATTTACAATCCTCTGGAAAACTCAATACTTTCATCGGTGAAATTCTCCGCCAGCACGTAATAGAGCAAGAATTGCAAACACTCCAAGTGCAACCGAGTTCCGCAGCAATTGAGCAAGCAGTGATTGATTTTCGCTTGCAGCGCGGTTTGACTGACCCTAAGAGTTTCCAAGAATGGCTGACTCAAAACGGTACAGACTATGCAAGTTTTCACAATCAAGTTAGTTCCGGCTTTAAGCTAGCAAAGCTTAAAGCGACGATTGCAGAGCCAAAACTACAAGAATATTTCATCGAACGTAAAATTTTTTTAGATCGGGTGGTACTCTCTCGCCTTGTTGTGGATAAACAAGAATTGGCGGAGGAGTTACATAGCCAAATTGAGGAAGGAACCAGCTTTGAGCAACTAGCCAAAGAGTATTCTCTCACCGACGACCGGATTGTGAATGGCATGATGGGGCCAGTCAGTCGCGGAACCCTACCGGATATACTCAGAGCAGCTGTTGATACAGTCAGTCCTGGCGAGTTAGTCGGGCCGTTAGAACTGGAACAAACTTGGGCTTTGTTTCGAGTTGAACAGTTTCTGCCAGCTTCGTTAGAAGATGGTCAGCTAAAGGAAGCACTACAAAATGAACTTTTTGAGCAATGGCTAGCAGCGAAAATTCAAAAACTAACGGTCAAGCTGCAAGTAAGTTGA
- a CDS encoding sensor histidine kinase — translation MPTSSEFVALCQSQVALLTQGLGAALSVVYLTEELVDGVPAKLRPIVAYPPTARSWETERALVAPSKGSMESIPRLREASRLMIAQESAHTPQKGADEGIVRSPDTDHAISGSSRQIVLPLIHEGVVMGFLLTAREDRPWNEGERAAIERIAGTLAIACFLDQRSEWFEQQLSKQQRLGEQQRDLLDDLVHQFRNPLTALRTFGKLLVRRLRPGDANREVANSIVRESDRLQELLLQFDRAVAMNQEELEPSYTLPLASVPIAPSCPLPASHSLLPDSALTLESCSVAEVLSPLLVNAKAIASERNLTLLSKISPNLPPVQADAKALREVLSNLIDNALKYTPAGGQVYIQAGEQRSSPQGNFQAIAISDTGPGIPTQDREHLFERHYRGVQAESDIPGSGLGLAIARDLVQQMQGEIEIKSPAVLSWASDSSPHTSRPGTTFIVWLLIAND, via the coding sequence ATGCCTACCAGTTCAGAATTCGTTGCTCTGTGCCAATCGCAGGTGGCACTGTTAACTCAAGGGCTGGGTGCTGCCTTGAGCGTCGTGTATTTGACCGAAGAACTGGTAGATGGTGTCCCAGCTAAGCTAAGACCAATTGTGGCTTACCCGCCGACAGCGAGGTCGTGGGAAACGGAGCGGGCTTTGGTCGCACCTTCTAAGGGGTCGATGGAATCTATTCCTCGGTTACGAGAAGCTTCCCGCCTGATGATTGCCCAAGAGTCGGCTCATACGCCCCAGAAGGGCGCGGATGAGGGTATAGTGCGATCGCCCGATACCGATCATGCTATAAGCGGTTCCTCTCGTCAAATCGTACTACCCCTGATTCATGAGGGTGTGGTGATGGGGTTTTTACTAACAGCGCGGGAAGACAGACCTTGGAACGAGGGAGAACGAGCGGCAATTGAACGCATTGCTGGGACGCTGGCGATCGCTTGTTTTCTAGATCAACGCTCTGAATGGTTCGAGCAGCAGTTAAGTAAGCAACAGCGTCTTGGGGAGCAACAGCGCGACCTTTTAGACGATCTTGTACACCAATTTCGCAATCCCTTAACAGCTTTGCGGACGTTTGGCAAATTGCTCGTCAGAAGACTGCGACCGGGAGATGCTAACCGGGAAGTTGCTAACAGCATCGTGCGTGAAAGCGATCGCTTGCAAGAATTGCTCTTGCAGTTCGATCGAGCAGTTGCTATGAATCAAGAAGAGCTAGAACCAAGTTATACACTGCCGTTAGCGTCGGTGCCAATTGCGCCTTCTTGCCCATTACCTGCATCCCACTCCCTACTTCCCGATTCAGCGCTGACGTTGGAATCTTGCTCGGTAGCGGAAGTTTTGTCACCGCTTTTAGTTAACGCAAAAGCGATCGCCTCTGAGAGAAATCTGACTTTACTTTCCAAAATTTCCCCAAACTTGCCGCCAGTGCAAGCTGATGCCAAAGCGTTGCGCGAAGTGTTGAGCAATCTAATAGACAATGCCTTGAAGTATACTCCAGCCGGAGGACAGGTTTATATTCAGGCAGGAGAGCAGCGTTCCTCGCCGCAAGGAAATTTTCAAGCGATCGCCATTAGCGATACCGGCCCCGGCATTCCAACCCAAGATAGAGAGCATCTGTTTGAGCGACATTATCGCGGAGTTCAGGCAGAAAGCGACATACCTGGGAGTGGATTAGGGTTAGCGATCGCGCGAGATTTAGTCCAACAAATGCAGGGTGAAATAGAAATAAAAAGCCCAGCTGTATTAAGCTGGGCTTCTGATAGTTCCCCCCATACCTCAAGACCGGGAACAACATTTATTGTTTGGTTGCTAATTGCGAATGACTAA